One Mobula hypostoma chromosome 31, sMobHyp1.1, whole genome shotgun sequence genomic window carries:
- the LOC134339948 gene encoding histone-lysine N-methyltransferase 2D-like — protein MSPASCPGVASKYPCLTSKLKPQDQNPSLKPQDQDTSLKPQDQDQDHILKPQDQDPSLKHQDQDPSLKPQDQDCSLKPQDQDCSLKPHAQDPCLKPQDQNPSLKPQDQDTSLKPQDQDQDHILKPQDQDPSLKHQDQDPSLKPQDQDCSLKPQDQDCSLKPHAQDPCLKPQDQNPSLKPQDQDTSLKPQDQDQDHILKPQDQDPSLKHQDQDPSLKPQDQDCSLKPQDQDCSLKPHAQDPCLKPQDQNPSLKPQDQDTSLKPQDQDQDHILKPQDQDPSLKHQDQDPSLQPQASRSQPHPIMKPCHVLAWFWGPSPRQDQGSGPESKPCLLVHGF, from the coding sequence atgagtcccgcgtcctgcccaggagtcgcCTCAAAGTACCCTTGCCTgacctccaagctcaagcctcaagaccaaaacCCCAGCCTCAAACCTCAGGACCAAGacaccagcctcaagcctcaggaccaagaccaagaccacatcctcaagcctcaagatcaagaccccagcctcaagcatcaagaccaagaccccagcctcaaaccTCAGGACCAAGActgcagcctcaagcctcaggaccaAGACTGCAGCCTCAAGCCTCATGCCCAAGACccctgcctcaagcctcaagaccaaaacCCCAGCCTCAAACCTCAGGACCAAGacaccagcctcaagcctcaggaccaagaccaagaccacatcctcaagcctcaagatcaagaccccagcctcaagcatcaagaccaagaccccagcctcaaaccTCAGGACCAAGActgcagcctcaagcctcaggaccaAGACTGCAGCCTCAAGCCTCATGCCCAAGACccctgcctcaagcctcaagaccaaaacCCCAGCCTCAAACCTCAGGACCAAGacaccagcctcaagcctcaggaccaagaccaagaccacatcctcaagcctcaagatcaagaccccagcctcaagcatcaagaccaagaccccagcctcaaaccTCAGGACCAAGActgcagcctcaagcctcaggaccaAGACTGCAGCCTCAAGCCTCATGCCCAAGACccctgcctcaagcctcaagaccaaaacCCCAGCCTCAAACCTCAGGACCAAGacaccagcctcaagcctcaggaccaagaccaagaccacatcctcaagcctcaagatcaagaccccagcctcaagcatcaagaccaagaccccagcctgcagcctcaggCCTCTAGATCCCAGCCACATCCTATcatgaagccatgtcatgtccttgcctggttctggggtccgagcccgaggcaagaccaaggttctgggccagagtccaagccttgtctcctagtccatggtttctag